A single Macaca mulatta isolate MMU2019108-1 chromosome 11, T2T-MMU8v2.0, whole genome shotgun sequence DNA region contains:
- the RDH16 gene encoding retinol dehydrogenase 16 isoform X1, with product MWLYLAVFVGLYYLLHWYWERQVLSHLRDKYVFITGCDSGFGKLLARQLDARGLRVLAACLTEKGAEQLRGQTSDRLETVTLDVTKTESVAAAAQWVKECVGERGLWGLVNNAGISLPVAPNELLTKQDFVTVLDVNLLGVIDVTLSLLPLVRKARGRVVNVSSICGRVSLFGGGYCISKYGVEAFSDSLRWISWSETARGRTGPGPLASDPAKRNTVLRRELSYFGVKVAMIEPGYFKTAVTSKERFLKSFLEIWDRSSPEVKQIYGEKFVASCKKSAEQLEQTCTQDLSLVTNCMEHALIACHPRTRYSAGWDAKLLYLPMSYMPTFLVDAIIYWGSPSPAKAL from the exons ATGTGGCTCTACCTGGCAGTTTTCGTGGGCCTGTACTACCTTCTGCATTGGTACTGGGAGAGGCAGGTGCTGAGCCACCTGAGAGATAAGTATGTGTTCATCACGGGCTGTGACTCTGGCTTCGGGAAACTGCTGGCCAGACAGCTGGACGCACGAGGCTTGCGGGTGCTGGCTGCGTGTCTGACAGAGAAAGGAGCTGAGCAGCTGAGGGGCCAGACTTCAGACAGGCTGGAGACGGTGACCCTGGATGTCACCAAGACAGAGAGTGTTGCTGCAGCTGCCCAGTGGGTGAAGGAATGCGTGGGGGAAAGAG GACTCTGGGGCCTGGTGAATAATGCTGGCATCTCCTTGCCTGTGGCCCCCAATGAGTTGCTGACCAAGCAGGACTTTGTGACGGTACTGGACGTGAACTTGTTGGGGGTGATCGACGTGACTCTGAGCCTGCTGCCCTTAGTGAGGAAGGCCAGGGGCCGTGTGGTCAATGTCTCCAGTATCTGTGGCCGGGTGTCACTTTTTGGTGGAGGCTATTGCATCTCCAAGTACGGCGtggaagccttctctgactccCTCAG ATGGATCTCCTGGTCAGAAACTGCCAGAGGCAGAACTGGACCTGGACCTTTGGCTTCTGATCCTGCCAAGAGGAACACAGTACTGAG GAGGGAACTATCCTACTTTGGGGTGAAAGTGGCTATGATTGAGCCTGGCTATTTCAAGACTGCTGTGACCAGTAAAGAGAGATTCTTAAAGAGCTTCCTGGAGATTTGGGACCGGTCCAGCCCAGAGGTCAAGCAGATCTATGGCGAGAAGTTTGTTGCATCCT GTAAGAAATCAGCTGAACAATTGGAGCAGACTTGCACACAGGATTTGTCCTTGGTGACCAACTGCATGGAGCATGCGCTGATTGCCTGCCACCCCCGCACTCGCTACTCAGCCGGCTGGGATGCTAAGCTTCTCTACCTCCCCATGAGCTACATGCCCACCTTCCTGGTGGATGCCATTATCTACTGGGGTTCTCCAAGCCCGGCCAAGGCTCTATGA
- the RDH16 gene encoding retinol dehydrogenase 16 (The RefSeq protein has 1 substitution compared to this genomic sequence), with protein MWLYLAVFVGLYYLLHWYWERQVLSHLRDKYVFITGCDSGFGKLLARQLDARGLRVLAACLTEKGAEQLRGQTSDRLETVALDVTKTESVAAAAQWVKECVGERGLWGLVNNAGISLPVAPNELLTKQDFVTVLDVNLLGVIDVTLSLLPLVRKARGRVVNVSSICGRVSLFGGGYCISKYGVEAFSDSLRRELSYFGVKVAMIEPGYFKTAVTSKERFLKSFLEIWDRSSPEVKQIYGEKFVASCKKSAEQLEQTCTQDLSLVTNCMEHALIACHPRTRYSAGWDAKLLYLPMSYMPTFLVDAIIYWGSPSPAKAL; from the exons ATGTGGCTCTACCTGGCAGTTTTCGTGGGCCTGTACTACCTTCTGCATTGGTACTGGGAGAGGCAGGTGCTGAGCCACCTGAGAGATAAGTATGTGTTCATCACGGGCTGTGACTCTGGCTTCGGGAAACTGCTGGCCAGACAGCTGGACGCACGAGGCTTGCGGGTGCTGGCTGCGTGTCTGACAGAGAAAGGAGCTGAGCAGCTGAGGGGCCAGACTTCAGACAGGCTGGAGACGGTGACCCTGGATGTCACCAAGACAGAGAGTGTTGCTGCAGCTGCCCAGTGGGTGAAGGAATGCGTGGGGGAAAGAG GACTCTGGGGCCTGGTGAATAATGCTGGCATCTCCTTGCCTGTGGCCCCCAATGAGTTGCTGACCAAGCAGGACTTTGTGACGGTACTGGACGTGAACTTGTTGGGGGTGATCGACGTGACTCTGAGCCTGCTGCCCTTAGTGAGGAAGGCCAGGGGCCGTGTGGTCAATGTCTCCAGTATCTGTGGCCGGGTGTCACTTTTTGGTGGAGGCTATTGCATCTCCAAGTACGGCGtggaagccttctctgactccCTCAG GAGGGAACTATCCTACTTTGGGGTGAAAGTGGCTATGATTGAGCCTGGCTATTTCAAGACTGCTGTGACCAGTAAAGAGAGATTCTTAAAGAGCTTCCTGGAGATTTGGGACCGGTCCAGCCCAGAGGTCAAGCAGATCTATGGCGAGAAGTTTGTTGCATCCT GTAAGAAATCAGCTGAACAATTGGAGCAGACTTGCACACAGGATTTGTCCTTGGTGACCAACTGCATGGAGCATGCGCTGATTGCCTGCCACCCCCGCACTCGCTACTCAGCCGGCTGGGATGCTAAGCTTCTCTACCTCCCCATGAGCTACATGCCCACCTTCCTGGTGGATGCCATTATCTACTGGGGTTCTCCAAGCCCGGCCAAGGCTCTATGA
- the RDH16 gene encoding retinol dehydrogenase 16 isoform X2, which translates to MLLDIDAGCFKTSALRSNTGCSPSSPKPRISGLWGLVNNAGISLPVAPNELLTKQDFVTVLDVNLLGVIDVTLSLLPLVRKARGRVVNVSSICGRVSLFGGGYCISKYGVEAFSDSLRWISWSETARGRTGPGPLASDPAKRNTVLRRELSYFGVKVAMIEPGYFKTAVTSKERFLKSFLEIWDRSSPEVKQIYGEKFVASCKKSAEQLEQTCTQDLSLVTNCMEHALIACHPRTRYSAGWDAKLLYLPMSYMPTFLVDAIIYWGSPSPAKAL; encoded by the exons ATGTTACTGGATATTGATGCAGGATGTTTCAAGACCAGTGCCCTGAGATCAAACACAGGATGTTCTCCAAGTTCCCCCAAGCCTAGGATTTCAG GACTCTGGGGCCTGGTGAATAATGCTGGCATCTCCTTGCCTGTGGCCCCCAATGAGTTGCTGACCAAGCAGGACTTTGTGACGGTACTGGACGTGAACTTGTTGGGGGTGATCGACGTGACTCTGAGCCTGCTGCCCTTAGTGAGGAAGGCCAGGGGCCGTGTGGTCAATGTCTCCAGTATCTGTGGCCGGGTGTCACTTTTTGGTGGAGGCTATTGCATCTCCAAGTACGGCGtggaagccttctctgactccCTCAG ATGGATCTCCTGGTCAGAAACTGCCAGAGGCAGAACTGGACCTGGACCTTTGGCTTCTGATCCTGCCAAGAGGAACACAGTACTGAG GAGGGAACTATCCTACTTTGGGGTGAAAGTGGCTATGATTGAGCCTGGCTATTTCAAGACTGCTGTGACCAGTAAAGAGAGATTCTTAAAGAGCTTCCTGGAGATTTGGGACCGGTCCAGCCCAGAGGTCAAGCAGATCTATGGCGAGAAGTTTGTTGCATCCT GTAAGAAATCAGCTGAACAATTGGAGCAGACTTGCACACAGGATTTGTCCTTGGTGACCAACTGCATGGAGCATGCGCTGATTGCCTGCCACCCCCGCACTCGCTACTCAGCCGGCTGGGATGCTAAGCTTCTCTACCTCCCCATGAGCTACATGCCCACCTTCCTGGTGGATGCCATTATCTACTGGGGTTCTCCAAGCCCGGCCAAGGCTCTATGA